The Humulus lupulus chromosome 3, drHumLupu1.1, whole genome shotgun sequence genome window below encodes:
- the LOC133824298 gene encoding protein NRT1/ PTR FAMILY 8.3-like isoform X3: MGMEDENERLVLEDGLLLQGESCALYTCDGSTDINGNPVLKQNTGNWKACILILENVSAARNVTIWQGTCYFTPLIGAIVADSYCGRYWTITTFSMLYFIGMCTLTLSASVPALGPAECMGSGCPSATVAQSAVLLFGLYLVALGTGGIKSCVSPFGADQFDDTDSKERLSKGSFFNWFYFAIYIGILVSSTFLVWIQDNAGWGLGFGIAAFFMGIALAGFVSGTHLYRFQQPVGSPVTRMCQTLVASCRKWNLEVPKDSSLLYGIQDRSSAIGGSCKLEHTNTLQCLDKASVISTAEISSGDYSNPWRLCSVAQVEELKTMIHLIPLLATGIVFSSVYAQISTTFVEQGMMMDTTVGSFTIPPASLNTFDVIAVLSLLPIYDRVIVPTVRKFTGKEKGFSELQRMGIGLFISVLCMSAAAVLETLRLRLAKDLDLVDRKEVVPLSILWQIPQYFFMGTSEIFTYIGQLQFFYEQSPDSMRSLCCALSLFTLSLGYYLSSFLLTIVTYFTTKDGKGGWIPDNLNEGHLDYFFWLLAGLSLLNALVFIVLAMKFKPRKAL; encoded by the exons AAAATGTCTCAGCAGCAAGAAATGTAACCATTTGGCAGGGGACATGCTATTTCACTCCCCTTATTGGCGCCATTGTAGCAGATTCCTACTGTGGAAGATATTGGACAATCACCACCTTTTCGATGCTCTATTTCATA GGAATGTGCACTTTGACTCTCTCGGCATCAGTTCCAGCTTTGGGTCCAGCAGAATGTATGGGTTCTGGATGTCCATCAGCCACAGTTGCACAATCTGCAGTATTACTATTTGGACTTTATCTGGTTGCATTAGGGACTGGTGGGATCAAATCATGTGTTTCACCTTTTGGTGCAGATCAATTTGATGATACTGACTCAAAGGAAAGGCTCAGCAAGGGATCTTTCTTCAACTGGTTTTATTTTGCAATTTATATTGGTATTCTTGTGTCAAGTACCTTTCTTGTGTGGATTCAAGACAATGCTGGATGGGGCCTAGGATTTGGTATTGCTGCCTTTTTTATGGGCATTGCTCTTGCTGGTTTTGTTTCTGGTACACACCTCTACAGATTTCAGCAACCAGTGGGAAGCCCTGTCACAAGAATGTGCCAAACTTTGGTTGCATCGTGCCGTAAGTGGAATCTCGAGGTGCCTAAAGACAGTAGTCTCCTGTATGGAATACAAGACAGAAGCTCTGCCATTGGAGGAAGCTGTAAATTGGAACATACCAATACACTGCA GTGCCTTGACAAAGCTTCTGTGATTTCCACTGCTGAGATTAGTAGTGGGGACTACTCTAATCCTTGGAGGCTATGCAGTGTAGCTCAGGTTGAAGAATTAAAGACTATGATCCATTTGATTCCACTCTTGGCAACTGGCATAGTATTCTCTTCTGTTTATGCCCAAATTTCTACAACATTTGTAGAACAAGGGATGATGATGGACACAACTGTTGGTTCTTTCACCATTCCTCCAGCCTCTCTCAACACTTTCGATGTTATCGCAGTTCTTTCTTTGCTTCCCATTTATGACAGAGTGATTGTCCCAACTGTAAGGAAATTCACAGGCAAGGAGAAAGGTTTCTCCGAGTTGCAGCGGATGGGAATCGGCCTCTTCATTTCAGTTTTATGCATGTCAGCTGCTGCTGTGCTAGAAACCCTTCGGCTGCGGCTTGCCAAAGACCTTGATTTAGTTGACAGAAAAGAAGTTGTACCATTAAGTATCCTTTGGCAGATACCCCAATACTTTTTTATGGGAACTTCAGAGATATTCACATATATTGGTCAACTTCAGTTCTTCTATGAACAGTCTCCGGATAGTATGAGAAGTCTATGCTGTGCATTATCACTTTTTACACTTTCATTAGGGTACTATTTGAGCTCCTTTCTTCTGACTATTGTAACTTACTTCACAACAAAGGATGGCAAGGGTGGATGGATACCAGACAATTTGAACGAAGGTCATCTTGATTATTTCTTTTGGCTTTTGGCAGGCCTTAGCTTGTTAAATGCATTGGTGTTCATAGTCTTAGCCATGAAGTTCAAACCGAGAAAGGCTTTATAA
- the LOC133824298 gene encoding protein NRT1/ PTR FAMILY 8.3-like isoform X4 — protein MGMEDENERLVLEDGLLQGESCALYTCDGSTDINGNPVLKQNTGNWKACILILENVSAARNVTIWQGTCYFTPLIGAIVADSYCGRYWTITTFSMLYFIGMCTLTLSASVPALGPAECMGSGCPSATVAQSAVLLFGLYLVALGTGGIKSCVSPFGADQFDDTDSKERLSKGSFFNWFYFAIYIGILVSSTFLVWIQDNAGWGLGFGIAAFFMGIALAGFVSGTHLYRFQQPVGSPVTRMCQTLVASCRKWNLEVPKDSSLLYGIQDRSSAIGGSCKLEHTNTLQCLDKASVISTAEISSGDYSNPWRLCSVAQVEELKTMIHLIPLLATGIVFSSVYAQISTTFVEQGMMMDTTVGSFTIPPASLNTFDVIAVLSLLPIYDRVIVPTVRKFTGKEKGFSELQRMGIGLFISVLCMSAAAVLETLRLRLAKDLDLVDRKEVVPLSILWQIPQYFFMGTSEIFTYIGQLQFFYEQSPDSMRSLCCALSLFTLSLGYYLSSFLLTIVTYFTTKDGKGGWIPDNLNEGHLDYFFWLLAGLSLLNALVFIVLAMKFKPRKAL, from the exons AAAATGTCTCAGCAGCAAGAAATGTAACCATTTGGCAGGGGACATGCTATTTCACTCCCCTTATTGGCGCCATTGTAGCAGATTCCTACTGTGGAAGATATTGGACAATCACCACCTTTTCGATGCTCTATTTCATA GGAATGTGCACTTTGACTCTCTCGGCATCAGTTCCAGCTTTGGGTCCAGCAGAATGTATGGGTTCTGGATGTCCATCAGCCACAGTTGCACAATCTGCAGTATTACTATTTGGACTTTATCTGGTTGCATTAGGGACTGGTGGGATCAAATCATGTGTTTCACCTTTTGGTGCAGATCAATTTGATGATACTGACTCAAAGGAAAGGCTCAGCAAGGGATCTTTCTTCAACTGGTTTTATTTTGCAATTTATATTGGTATTCTTGTGTCAAGTACCTTTCTTGTGTGGATTCAAGACAATGCTGGATGGGGCCTAGGATTTGGTATTGCTGCCTTTTTTATGGGCATTGCTCTTGCTGGTTTTGTTTCTGGTACACACCTCTACAGATTTCAGCAACCAGTGGGAAGCCCTGTCACAAGAATGTGCCAAACTTTGGTTGCATCGTGCCGTAAGTGGAATCTCGAGGTGCCTAAAGACAGTAGTCTCCTGTATGGAATACAAGACAGAAGCTCTGCCATTGGAGGAAGCTGTAAATTGGAACATACCAATACACTGCA GTGCCTTGACAAAGCTTCTGTGATTTCCACTGCTGAGATTAGTAGTGGGGACTACTCTAATCCTTGGAGGCTATGCAGTGTAGCTCAGGTTGAAGAATTAAAGACTATGATCCATTTGATTCCACTCTTGGCAACTGGCATAGTATTCTCTTCTGTTTATGCCCAAATTTCTACAACATTTGTAGAACAAGGGATGATGATGGACACAACTGTTGGTTCTTTCACCATTCCTCCAGCCTCTCTCAACACTTTCGATGTTATCGCAGTTCTTTCTTTGCTTCCCATTTATGACAGAGTGATTGTCCCAACTGTAAGGAAATTCACAGGCAAGGAGAAAGGTTTCTCCGAGTTGCAGCGGATGGGAATCGGCCTCTTCATTTCAGTTTTATGCATGTCAGCTGCTGCTGTGCTAGAAACCCTTCGGCTGCGGCTTGCCAAAGACCTTGATTTAGTTGACAGAAAAGAAGTTGTACCATTAAGTATCCTTTGGCAGATACCCCAATACTTTTTTATGGGAACTTCAGAGATATTCACATATATTGGTCAACTTCAGTTCTTCTATGAACAGTCTCCGGATAGTATGAGAAGTCTATGCTGTGCATTATCACTTTTTACACTTTCATTAGGGTACTATTTGAGCTCCTTTCTTCTGACTATTGTAACTTACTTCACAACAAAGGATGGCAAGGGTGGATGGATACCAGACAATTTGAACGAAGGTCATCTTGATTATTTCTTTTGGCTTTTGGCAGGCCTTAGCTTGTTAAATGCATTGGTGTTCATAGTCTTAGCCATGAAGTTCAAACCGAGAAAGGCTTTATAA